Within Acidobacteriota bacterium, the genomic segment CATCGACGAGCGGCTCTCCCGGGCCTGGGCCCTGCTCAAGGACAGCCGGATGCGGATGACGGTCAAGGAGATCTGCGCCCTGGTCGGCTTTTCGGACACGGTCTACTTCAGCCGGATCTTCCGGAAGCGCTACGGGCTCAACCCCTCGGAGACCCCCCACGGGTCCCCCGCGCGGGGCGACCGATGAGGGACCTCCCCCCGCCGGCCACCCCGAGAGCGCGAAGGCCGTCCGTCGGTCTTCTCGCCGGGACCGTTCTCCTGCTGACCGCTCTGGGCGGGCCCGTGGCGGCCCTCGACCCCGGCCGCGCCCTCCACCACTTCGTGCTGGACCGGTGGACTGAGGAGAACGGACTGCCCGGCAACAGCCTCACGGCCATCCTCCAGGCCCGCTCGGGGCACCTCTGGCTGGGCACCGAGGACGGTTTGGCCCGGTTTGACGGCACGAACTGGGTGGTCTTCAACCGGGCCCGCACCCCCGGTTTCCCCAGCAACTCCGTCCTGACCCTGATGGAGGATTCCGCCGGCCGGATCTGGGCGGGCACCGACTACGGCGTCGCGGTCCTGGAAAACGGCCGGTGGCGCGTCATCGGCACGCAGGACGGCCTGCCCCACCGCATGGTCCCCGGGATCCTGGAACGGGCCGACGGCAGTGTCTGGTTCGCCACCGCGGGAGGCCTGGCCTGCCTTCGGGACGGCCGTATGACGGTCTACCGGAAGCGAGACGGCCTCCTGGACGACAACGTGAAGGGATTCCTGGACGTCGCCGACGGGGAACTCTGGGTCCGGACGGTGAAGGGCGTCAACCTTTACGGCCCCGGCGGTTTCCGGAGCCTCTCGGACGATCCCAACGCCCCGGAGGGCGGGATTCGCGGCCTGCACCGTTCGGCGACGGGCGCCGTCTGGGTCGGCGCCTCTGACGGCCTGTGGTGCCGGCGGGACGGCCGGTGGAGCCGGGTCCCCGTCCCGGGGCCGGAGGGGGGCGAGCCGCCCCGGATCTACACGGTCCGGGAGGACCGCCACGGGACCTTCTGGCTGGGGACCTCCCGCGGTCTCGCCCGCCTGGCGGGGGGTCGGGTGGACTACCTCCACCGGGAGGGGCTCGACCTGGCCACGGTGATCCCCCTGGTGCTGGACCGCGAGGGAAACCTCTGGTTCGGGACCCGCGGGGAGGGCCTCTTCCGGCTGAAGGAGGGCTGTTTCGTGACCTACGCCGAGCCGGACGGCCTCCCCCGAAAGGCCACGGTCTCGGTCTTCGAGGACTCCACGGGCCGGGTGTGGCTCTCGAGCCCGGAGGAACTCTGCCGCCTGGTGGACGGTCGGGTGATCCCCTTCACCTGGCCTGACGCGACCGCGTCCGAGACCGCGGTGGCCGAGGACGCCTCCGGGCGTCTCTGGCTGGTGCAGGAGACCAACCCCTCCTTCTTCCGGCTGGAGGGTGAACGGCTGTTGAAGGTGACCGACTTCCCGAAGGCGTTCAAGCTGCCGATCATGTCCGTGCTGGCCTTCCCCTCGGGCGACCTCTGGATCTCGCTGTACGGCAACGGGATCGTGGTCCTTCACCAGGGACTGGCGCTGACCCACGTCAACACCGACAAGGGGCTCCCCAACGACATGGTCCACGCCTTCTGGCGTGACCCCGACGGCACCGTCTGGCTGGGCACGGAGGACGGGCTCTGGCGGTACCGGGACCGGCAGTTCACGAGCGCCGGGCTTCAGGGGGTGGCGCTCAACTGCCTCTACCGGGACCGGGAGGGGGCCCTGTGGGTCGGGACCAACGACCGGGGCGTCTACCGGCTCAGGGACGGCCGCTTCCGGCAGGTCACCACGGCCGAGGGCCTTCACAACGACAGCCCCTACGTGTTCCTCGACGACGGGCTCGGGCGCCTGTGGATGGGCAGCGGCAAGGGCCCCTTCTGCGCCCGTTTCGACGAATTGAACGCCGTGGCGGACGGGAGGGCCCCCCGCCTCGTCTGCCGCGCCTTCGGCCGGGGTGACGGGATGCTGGAACGCGAGTGCAACGTTGTCTGTTACCCCGCGGCCTGGAAGACCCGGGACGGGCGCTTGTGCTTCACCACCACCCACGGCCTGGCGGTGGTGGACCCCCGTCGGGTGGGGGTCCCCCAGGCGGCGGTGCCGGTCTGCGTCGAGGCGTTCACGGCGGACGGGCGCCCCCTCCAGACCGACGCTTTCTCCGAGTGCTCCCCCGCCACCCGGGACTACGCCTTCCGCTTCGGCGCCGTGGCCCTCACCGCCCCCGAACACGTCCGGCTGCGGTATCGCCTCGAGGGGTTCGATTCAGGGTGGGTGGACGCCGGCCCGCAGCGTTCGGCGACCTACAACAACCTCCCACCGGGCGATTACGTGTTCCGGGTCCTGGCCGAAAGCGACGATGGGGCGTGGCGGGTGGAGGCTGCCCCCGTCCGCTTCGGGGTGTCCCGCCCGGTCTGGTCGACCTGGTGGTTCCAGGCCCTGGAACTGCTGGTGCTGGCCCTCGCCCTCAACGGCGCCTGGCGGGTGGCCCGGCGCTGGCACGCCTCCTACCGGCTCTGGCGGAAGTCCGCGGTCTACGGCCGATTCGTGGTGGAGGACACCCTCGGGGTGGGCGGCATGGGAACGGTGTTCCGTGCCCGGGACCGCAAATCCGGCCGGGTGGTGGCCCTCAAGAAGCTGCACCCCCACGTCGCCGGCGACGACGAGGCCCGCCGCCGTTTCCTGCGCGAGGGGCTCATCTGCGAAAAGCTGGACCACCCGAACCTGGTCCGGGTCCTCGAACGGGGGATCTCGGGGCGGGACCTCTACTACGTCATGGAGTACGTGGAGGGGGTCAGCCTGGCGGAGTTCGTCGACCGGGGCGGCATCGGCCCCCGGGACGCCCTGGTGGTCTTCGAGGTGCTGCTGGGGATCCTGGAGGACATCCACGCGGCCGGGGTCTGCCACCGGGACGTCAAGCCGGGCAACGTCGTCCTCGGCCGGGAGGTGGCGTTCCCGCTGCCCGGCGACCGCGAAGCGGCCCTCGCCCGGGTGAAGGCCGCGTTGCGGGTGCTGGACTTCGGCCTCGCCACGATGTCCGGCCAGAGCGCCCTGACCGCCGACGGGGCGGTGATGGGGACCTTCCCCTACATGCCGCCCGAGCGCCTCATGGGGAGTACGGCCGACCCGGTGTCGGCGGACTTCTACGCCCTGGGGGTGATCCTGTACGAGATGCTCACGCTCCGCAAACCCTTCCCCGGGAAGGACGCCGAGGAAGTCCTCTTCACGGTCCTCTCCGGCTCGCCGGACCCGCCCGCCGCGCTCAACCCCGACGTGAGCGCCGGCCTTTCCGACTTCTGCCTCGCCCTCATCGCCCGGGACCCCGCGGAGCGCCTCTCGAACCCGCCCGCCATCCGCGAGCGGATGGCGGGGTTGGTCGGCGCGGCGGGGTGAGGCGCCGAACCCGGCGAACCCAGTGATTGTAAGCTTCCGGATGCCCCGCTTGTTTTACCGTAAGTGCTGACTGCTTTCAGAACCGGAGCGCACAATGATGTCGAATGGCGCCTTGACGGATCTCCCCCATCGAGCCCCTGACGAGGAACTTCGCCGCGGGGGGGGTGAATAACCCGTTGTACTACAAATATTTCACCCCTAACGGGGTGAGGACGCGCAGGGCAACGATCCCCGGCCCAGGGGACATCGTTGCTGAGTTTTCCATGAAATCAGTCAGAACTTACCGCAATTCAGAGGATCAGCGATGCCCCTGTCATTTCCGCGGGCTTCGGGATGCCCATCAGGTCCAGCAGGGTGGGGGCGATGTTCTCCAGGGCGCCGCCGTCCCTCAGGGTAAAGTCCTCGTCCGGGTGGGCGAGGATGAAAGGGACCGGGTTGAGGGTGTGAGCCGTGAGGGGACCGTGGGTCTCCTCGTCTTCCATCTGCTCGCAGTTGCCGTGGTCGGCGGTCACCAGGGTGCAGGCGCCGATCTCGCCGGCTTTGCGGAGGATCCGCCCCAGGCAGGCGTCCACGGTTTCCACGGCCCGGACCGCAGCTTCCTCCATGCCCGTGTGACCCACCGTGTCGGGGTTGGCGAAGTTCACGACGTAGACGTCGTCCAGGTTTGCGTCGATCTCCGACAGGAGCCGTTCGGTGATCTCGGGCGCACTCATCTCCGGCTTCAGGTCGAAGGTGGCCACGGCGGGAGAGGGGACCTGGATCCGGCGCTCCACCGGCCAGGGCCGCTCGACCCCGCCGTTGAAGTAGAAGGTGACGTGGGGGTATTTCTCCGTCTCCGACAGGCGGAGGTTCCGGATTCCCTGCCGGGCGAAGACCTCGGCCAGGGTGTTGGCCATGGTTTGCGGGGGGAAACAGACCGTGCAGTCGAAATCGGCCTTGTAGCGGGTGAAGGTGAAGACGTGCAGGTCCGGCGTCCGTCGCCGGGCGAAGCCGTGGAACTCCCGGTCCACCAGGGCGCGGGTGAGTTCGAGAACACGGTCGGCGCGGAAATTGAAGAAGACCACCACGTCCGCGTCGCGCATCGTCCCCACGGGGCCCTGGGTGTCGCAGATGACGACGGGGTGGATGAACTCATCGGTGAGGCCCTTGTCGTACGCGTCCCGGAGCGCCTGGAAGGAGTGGGCGGCGCGGGCGCCCTCGCCGAGCACCAGGGCGGCCCAGGCCCGCTCCACCCGGTCCCAGCGGCGGTCGCGGTCCATGCTCCAGTAGCGCCCCATCAGCGAGACCACCCGGCCGCACTCGAGGCTCCGCATCCGCCCGATGAGTCGCCGGAGGAACCCCAGCCCGGTTTTCGGGGGGGTGTCGCGGCCGTCGGTGAAGGCGTGGACGAACACGGGTGCGACGTGGTGGTCCTTCGCCATCTTCAGCAGGGCTTCCAGGTGGTCGATGTGGGAGTGCACCCCCCCGTCGGACATCAGCCCGACCAGGTGGAGTCGCGCGTTTCGGGCGAGTTTCATCGCCTCGCGCAGCGCGGGGTTGTCGAAGAACGTCCCCTCGCGAACCGCCTTGGAGATCCGGGTGATGTCCTGGTAGACGACGCGGCCGGCCCCGATGTTCAGGTGACCGACCTCCGAGTTGCCGACGATCCCTTCGGGGAGGCCGACCCGCTCCCCGGCGGCCGCCAGGAGGGTCCGGGGGCACCGGGTGAGGAGCCGGTCGAAGTTGGGCGTGTGGGCGGCGGCGATGGCGTTCGCCCGTTTTTCGGGCCGGTGGCCCCAACCGTCGAGGATCAAGAGGATGTACTTCATGGCACCTCCTGGTGAAACCCTCGCATGCAGGGTGGCCTTTCGGCCGGCTTCGCATCCCCCGCGGGCCCCTGGTGGTGGAGAATCCCGGCAGGGGCCCTTGCCGTCAAGGGCGCCCGCGGCGGCGAAACGGTCCCCGGCGGGGGCCGGTGACGGCCCCCGCCGGGTTGGCATCGGTCAAAGAACCCCGGTTCGCCCCGGGTGGGGGACCGGCATTAGCGCTGGAAACGGCAGAAGACCTTCCGGCCGGGGTAACGGGCCTGGGGGCCGAGTTCCTCCTCGATCCGGAGGAGCTGGTTGTACTTGGCGATCCGGTCCGTCCGGCTCGCCGAGCCGGTCTTGATCATGCCGGTCCCCATGGCGACCGAGAGGTCCGCGATGAAGGTGTCTTCCGTTTCACCGCTGCGATGGGAGATGACCGCGCTGAACCCGTGGGTCCGGGCCAGTTCGATGGCCTCGATGGTCTCGGTCACGGTCCCGATCTGGTTCAGCTTGATGAGGATGGAATTGGCCGACTGCTCCCGGATCCCGCGGGCCAGTCGTTCGGTGTTGGTGACGAAGAGGTCGTCCCCCACCAGCTGCACCTTGCCGCCGAGTTCCTTCATCAGAAGGCTCCAGCCCTCCCAGTCCTCCTCGGCCAACCCGTCCTCGATTGAGGCGATGGGGTAGCGGGACACCCAGTCCTTGTAAAACGCCACCATCTCGGCGGAGGTCCGCTTCGACTGGTCGGACTTGTGGAACACGTAGGCGCCGTCGCGGTAGAACTCGCTGGCGGCGGGGTCGAGGGCCAGAACGACGTCCTCGCCGGCTTTGTAGCCGGCCTTGGCGATGGCCTCCAGGATGACCTGGACGGCCTCCTCGTTGGAGGCGAGGTTGGGGGCGAAGCCGCCCTCGTCGCCGACGTTGGTGTTCAGCTTGCGGCCCTTGAGGACGCCCTTGAGGGAGTGGAAGACCTCGGTGCCCATCCGGAGCCCCTCCGCGAAGGTGGGCGCCCCCACGGGCATGATCATGAATTCCTGCAGGTCCACGCTGTTGTCGGCGTGGGCCCCGCCGTTGAGGATGTTCATCATGGGGACGGGCACTGTCTTGGCGTTGACGCCGCCCAGGTAGCGGTAGAGGGGGACGCCGAGGAAGTTGGCCGCCGCCCGGGCCGCCGCCATGGAGACCGCCAGGATGGCGTTGGCGCCCAGCTTGCCCTTGTTGGGGGTCCCGTCCAGGTTGATGAGGGCCTCGTCCAGCAGGCGCTGGTTGAGGACGTCGAAGCCGTCGATGGCTTCGGCGATGAGGGTGTTGACGTTCTCCACGGCCTTGGTGACGCCCTTGCCGCCGAAACGGGAGACGTCCTCGTCGCGGAGTTCCACGGCCTCGAACTGGCCGGTGGAGGCGCCGGACGGGACGATGGCGCTGCCCCAGGCCCCGGACTCGAGGAACACTTCCGCCTCGACGGTGGGGTTTCCGCGGGAGTC encodes:
- a CDS encoding protein kinase, encoding MRDLPPPATPRARRPSVGLLAGTVLLLTALGGPVAALDPGRALHHFVLDRWTEENGLPGNSLTAILQARSGHLWLGTEDGLARFDGTNWVVFNRARTPGFPSNSVLTLMEDSAGRIWAGTDYGVAVLENGRWRVIGTQDGLPHRMVPGILERADGSVWFATAGGLACLRDGRMTVYRKRDGLLDDNVKGFLDVADGELWVRTVKGVNLYGPGGFRSLSDDPNAPEGGIRGLHRSATGAVWVGASDGLWCRRDGRWSRVPVPGPEGGEPPRIYTVREDRHGTFWLGTSRGLARLAGGRVDYLHREGLDLATVIPLVLDREGNLWFGTRGEGLFRLKEGCFVTYAEPDGLPRKATVSVFEDSTGRVWLSSPEELCRLVDGRVIPFTWPDATASETAVAEDASGRLWLVQETNPSFFRLEGERLLKVTDFPKAFKLPIMSVLAFPSGDLWISLYGNGIVVLHQGLALTHVNTDKGLPNDMVHAFWRDPDGTVWLGTEDGLWRYRDRQFTSAGLQGVALNCLYRDREGALWVGTNDRGVYRLRDGRFRQVTTAEGLHNDSPYVFLDDGLGRLWMGSGKGPFCARFDELNAVADGRAPRLVCRAFGRGDGMLERECNVVCYPAAWKTRDGRLCFTTTHGLAVVDPRRVGVPQAAVPVCVEAFTADGRPLQTDAFSECSPATRDYAFRFGAVALTAPEHVRLRYRLEGFDSGWVDAGPQRSATYNNLPPGDYVFRVLAESDDGAWRVEAAPVRFGVSRPVWSTWWFQALELLVLALALNGAWRVARRWHASYRLWRKSAVYGRFVVEDTLGVGGMGTVFRARDRKSGRVVALKKLHPHVAGDDEARRRFLREGLICEKLDHPNLVRVLERGISGRDLYYVMEYVEGVSLAEFVDRGGIGPRDALVVFEVLLGILEDIHAAGVCHRDVKPGNVVLGREVAFPLPGDREAALARVKAALRVLDFGLATMSGQSALTADGAVMGTFPYMPPERLMGSTADPVSADFYALGVILYEMLTLRKPFPGKDAEEVLFTVLSGSPDPPAALNPDVSAGLSDFCLALIARDPAERLSNPPAIRERMAGLVGAAG
- a CDS encoding 2,3-bisphosphoglycerate-independent phosphoglycerate mutase; this translates as MKYILLILDGWGHRPEKRANAIAAAHTPNFDRLLTRCPRTLLAAAGERVGLPEGIVGNSEVGHLNIGAGRVVYQDITRISKAVREGTFFDNPALREAMKLARNARLHLVGLMSDGGVHSHIDHLEALLKMAKDHHVAPVFVHAFTDGRDTPPKTGLGFLRRLIGRMRSLECGRVVSLMGRYWSMDRDRRWDRVERAWAALVLGEGARAAHSFQALRDAYDKGLTDEFIHPVVICDTQGPVGTMRDADVVVFFNFRADRVLELTRALVDREFHGFARRRTPDLHVFTFTRYKADFDCTVCFPPQTMANTLAEVFARQGIRNLRLSETEKYPHVTFYFNGGVERPWPVERRIQVPSPAVATFDLKPEMSAPEITERLLSEIDANLDDVYVVNFANPDTVGHTGMEEAAVRAVETVDACLGRILRKAGEIGACTLVTADHGNCEQMEDEETHGPLTAHTLNPVPFILAHPDEDFTLRDGGALENIAPTLLDLMGIPKPAEMTGASLIL
- the eno gene encoding phosphopyruvate hydratase produces the protein MSYIEYVGARQVLDSRGNPTVEAEVFLESGAWGSAIVPSGASTGQFEAVELRDEDVSRFGGKGVTKAVENVNTLIAEAIDGFDVLNQRLLDEALINLDGTPNKGKLGANAILAVSMAAARAAANFLGVPLYRYLGGVNAKTVPVPMMNILNGGAHADNSVDLQEFMIMPVGAPTFAEGLRMGTEVFHSLKGVLKGRKLNTNVGDEGGFAPNLASNEEAVQVILEAIAKAGYKAGEDVVLALDPAASEFYRDGAYVFHKSDQSKRTSAEMVAFYKDWVSRYPIASIEDGLAEEDWEGWSLLMKELGGKVQLVGDDLFVTNTERLARGIREQSANSILIKLNQIGTVTETIEAIELARTHGFSAVISHRSGETEDTFIADLSVAMGTGMIKTGSASRTDRIAKYNQLLRIEEELGPQARYPGRKVFCRFQR